In Dehalococcoidales bacterium, the following proteins share a genomic window:
- the recN gene encoding DNA repair protein RecN yields MLDELAVKDFGIIEAINWKPGTGLNVITGETGAGKSLVVDAVEALLSGQAREEDIRHGAAGAQVEGIFHLSERETEGALKHLLAEKGLGAGEDSLLLSCDFRRQGRTTPRVNRQAVSRALLKEIGCALVDIHGQSEHLSLLNKSHHLDYLDAYAHMLEKRHAFSGKAQELHRLEREIASLSRDEHELARHIELLNFQIEEIQRAELQEGEEESLQQELTLLMSAEKLKATSYTVYGIIYGEEGVMGVASAVDKANEALPLLKQMAEKDPSLQPRLTYLEDMIHGLEETARELHAYGDNLSYDPERLEEAQNRLELLKSLKRKYGGSIGEVLAYLAKAEKELAGLSSSGERREQLQSEREALKKEMGALASAISRERTRAARKLEKVVKKELSELSMGRVDFVVDMKQEETAEGIPLPEGGICKFTGSGVDEVAFLAATNPGEPAKALDKIASTGEISRFMLALKSALAEADTIPVLIFDEIDIGIGGRSGEVIGRKLWQLSLHHQVICVTHLPQIAAFADAQYRVSKQAAGDRTVSHIETLDGDMRCREIAVMLGGPGYTESALQAARELIESAADWKKELLKK; encoded by the coding sequence ATGCTGGACGAGCTGGCGGTTAAGGACTTCGGCATTATCGAGGCGATAAACTGGAAGCCGGGGACGGGGCTTAACGTCATCACCGGGGAGACCGGCGCCGGCAAGTCCCTGGTGGTGGACGCGGTGGAGGCTTTGCTGTCCGGTCAGGCGCGGGAAGAAGATATCCGCCACGGCGCCGCCGGGGCGCAGGTGGAGGGGATTTTTCATTTGAGTGAAAGAGAGACCGAAGGCGCTCTGAAGCACTTGCTGGCGGAAAAGGGGCTGGGGGCGGGGGAAGATAGCCTGCTGCTTTCCTGCGATTTCCGCCGCCAGGGCCGCACCACCCCGCGGGTGAACCGGCAGGCGGTATCCCGGGCGCTTTTAAAGGAAATAGGGTGCGCGCTGGTGGATATCCACGGCCAGAGCGAGCACCTTTCCCTTTTGAACAAGAGCCACCACCTGGACTACCTGGACGCCTACGCGCATATGCTGGAGAAGCGGCACGCCTTTAGCGGTAAAGCCCAGGAGCTGCACCGGCTGGAGCGTGAAATAGCGTCGCTCTCCCGTGATGAGCACGAGCTGGCGCGGCACATAGAGCTGCTCAATTTCCAGATTGAAGAAATACAGCGGGCGGAGTTACAGGAAGGGGAGGAAGAGTCCCTGCAGCAGGAGCTCACCCTGTTGATGTCCGCGGAAAAGCTGAAAGCGACATCTTACACCGTTTACGGCATTATCTATGGCGAGGAGGGCGTCATGGGGGTGGCCTCGGCGGTGGACAAGGCCAACGAGGCCCTGCCCCTGCTCAAGCAGATGGCGGAAAAAGACCCCTCCCTCCAGCCCAGGCTGACCTACCTGGAGGATATGATACACGGGCTGGAAGAGACCGCCCGGGAGCTGCATGCCTACGGGGACAACCTGAGCTATGACCCGGAACGGCTGGAAGAGGCGCAGAACCGGCTGGAATTGCTGAAAAGCCTGAAAAGGAAGTACGGCGGCTCCATCGGGGAAGTGCTGGCTTACCTGGCTAAAGCGGAAAAAGAGCTGGCGGGGCTTTCCTCCTCCGGGGAGCGCCGCGAGCAGCTGCAGTCGGAGCGGGAGGCCCTGAAAAAAGAAATGGGAGCCCTGGCTTCAGCGATTTCCCGGGAAAGGACGCGCGCCGCCCGCAAGCTGGAAAAGGTGGTCAAGAAGGAGCTGTCCGAGCTCAGCATGGGGCGGGTGGACTTCGTGGTGGATATGAAGCAGGAAGAGACGGCGGAGGGGATACCCCTGCCGGAGGGCGGGATTTGTAAATTCACCGGCAGCGGCGTGGACGAGGTGGCTTTCCTGGCGGCCACCAATCCCGGCGAGCCGGCCAAAGCTTTGGATAAAATAGCTTCCACCGGGGAAATATCCCGCTTTATGCTGGCGCTGAAGAGCGCTTTGGCGGAGGCGGACACCATCCCCGTCCTCATTTTCGACGAGATAGATATCGGCATCGGGGGGCGGAGCGGGGAGGTTATCGGCCGCAAGCTGTGGCAGCTTTCTCTGCACCACCAGGTGATTTGCGTGACCCACCTCCCCCAGATAGCCGCTTTCGCGGACGCGCAGTACCGCGTCAGCAAACAGGCCGCCGGGGACAGGACGGTCAGCCACATAGAGACATTAGACGGCGATATGCGCTGCCGGGAGATTGCGGTGATGCTGGGCGGCCCCGGCTATACGGAGAGCGCCCTCCAAGCCGCGCGGGAGCTGATTGAGAGCGCCGCCGACTGGAAAAAGGAGTTGCTGAAAAAATAG
- a CDS encoding head GIN domain-containing protein: MRKLIIGLMLITILASLTVFTGCVRVDMSEKNGPITSRSYDFTDFTGVEVGNAFELEVVRADTYSVNITAGENIMDRIRIAETGGVLKITLDGWSFSWWWLNNPKVTITMPVLKSLNLSGASQGTATGFKSAEDFMLKLSGASNLDMDMETGYFTSEISGASSVGGRLTAAGCDIDLSGASDINVTGSGGDIKIHGSGASHAELFYFTVNNADAELSGASSAHLEVKGRLDVDLSGASTLEYLGNPTLGKQDVSGASDLKQAKIKD; this comes from the coding sequence ATGAGAAAACTCATCATCGGACTAATGCTTATAACGATACTGGCATCGCTGACAGTGTTTACCGGCTGCGTGCGGGTGGACATGTCGGAAAAAAACGGCCCCATCACCTCCCGCAGTTATGATTTTACCGATTTCACCGGCGTCGAGGTGGGAAATGCCTTTGAGCTGGAGGTGGTCCGGGCGGACACTTACAGCGTCAACATCACCGCCGGCGAGAACATCATGGACCGTATCCGCATCGCCGAAACGGGCGGTGTTTTAAAAATCACCCTGGACGGCTGGTCTTTTTCCTGGTGGTGGCTTAACAACCCGAAGGTCACCATCACCATGCCCGTGCTGAAGTCGCTGAATTTATCCGGCGCCAGCCAGGGAACCGCGACGGGATTCAAGTCCGCGGAGGATTTCATGCTGAAACTCTCCGGGGCGAGCAATCTTGATATGGACATGGAAACAGGCTATTTTACGTCGGAAATATCCGGGGCCAGCTCGGTTGGCGGCCGCCTGACCGCCGCCGGTTGCGATATCGACCTTTCCGGCGCCAGCGACATTAATGTTACCGGGTCGGGCGGGGACATCAAAATCCACGGCTCCGGGGCAAGCCATGCCGAACTGTTTTATTTTACGGTAAATAATGCCGACGCTGAATTAAGCGGCGCCAGCAGCGCCCACCTGGAGGTTAAGGGCAGACTGGACGTCGACCTTAGCGGGGCTTCCACGCTGGAGTACCTGGGGAATCCCACGCTGGGCAAACAGGACGTCTCGGGCGCATCGGACTTAAAGCAAGCAAAAATAAAGGACTAA
- a CDS encoding sensor domain-containing protein: MINSVEQYLAELKQELAGSDRATMQDALSDAEEYLRTALAAAAQGKLHLSESEALAPIIERYGQPREVAAAYKEIESRTPPAFGRAAVKAVAPVAAPVPVAAAPRAPDTRNFFAKFFGVFAEPRAWGALFYLIFSLVTGIVYFTWAVTGISLSAGLLVLIIGIPIFGLFLLSFRGIALLEGRLVEALIGVRMPHRPLFSRKDIGWWQKFKNLLAERQTWTAVIYMILQLPLGIFYFTVVVTLVSCSLWLVFKPVTELVWGLPSFISGDYGYFTPTWAMPFAVIGGVLLLTATMHLIKHIGRLHGGFAKVMLVRE; the protein is encoded by the coding sequence ATGATTAACAGTGTCGAGCAATACCTGGCCGAGTTGAAGCAGGAACTGGCCGGAAGCGACCGCGCCACCATGCAGGATGCCCTCTCGGACGCCGAGGAATACCTCAGGACGGCCCTGGCCGCCGCCGCGCAGGGGAAACTCCATCTTTCCGAATCCGAGGCGCTGGCGCCGATTATAGAGCGTTACGGCCAGCCCAGGGAAGTAGCCGCCGCCTATAAAGAAATAGAGTCGCGCACCCCCCCGGCCTTCGGGAGGGCGGCGGTAAAAGCCGTAGCGCCGGTCGCGGCCCCTGTTCCGGTGGCGGCGGCGCCGCGCGCGCCGGATACGCGGAATTTCTTCGCCAAATTCTTCGGCGTTTTCGCCGAGCCGCGGGCCTGGGGGGCTTTGTTTTACCTGATATTCAGCCTGGTGACGGGCATTGTTTACTTCACCTGGGCGGTGACAGGGATATCCCTTTCCGCCGGCCTGCTGGTGCTGATTATAGGGATACCCATCTTCGGGCTGTTCCTATTATCGTTCCGGGGCATCGCGCTGCTGGAGGGGAGGCTTGTCGAGGCGCTGATAGGCGTCAGGATGCCGCACCGCCCCCTGTTTTCCCGCAAGGACATCGGGTGGTGGCAGAAATTCAAGAACCTGCTGGCGGAAAGACAGACCTGGACGGCCGTCATCTACATGATTTTACAGCTGCCGCTGGGCATCTTCTACTTCACGGTGGTGGTCACGCTGGTTAGCTGCTCGCTGTGGCTGGTCTTCAAGCCCGTCACGGAGCTGGTCTGGGGGCTGCCCAGCTTCATCTCCGGGGACTACGGCTATTTCACCCCCACGTGGGCTATGCCGTTCGCCGTCATCGGCGGCGTGCTGCTGCTGACCGCCACCATGCACCTGATAAAGCACATCGGGAGACTGCATGGCGGATTCGCCAAAGTGATGCTGGTAAGGGAATAA
- a CDS encoding PadR family transcriptional regulator, with protein MDEINEAVKKFQKELNSGTAALVLLGVMDNAAGPMYGYQIAKLIETRTQDVDIMKQGALYPVLRSLEATGLLQSEVEPSVSGPPRRYYRITDSGRQTLVKWIEIWHQTRGFVDAVLKGGEDD; from the coding sequence ATGGATGAAATTAATGAAGCAGTAAAAAAGTTCCAGAAGGAGCTTAACAGCGGGACGGCGGCGCTGGTATTGCTTGGCGTCATGGATAATGCCGCCGGTCCCATGTACGGCTACCAGATTGCCAAACTGATAGAAACCAGAACGCAGGACGTGGATATCATGAAGCAGGGGGCGCTCTACCCGGTATTGAGGTCGCTGGAAGCCACCGGCCTACTGCAAAGCGAGGTGGAGCCCTCCGTTTCCGGCCCGCCCCGCCGCTATTACAGGATTACCGATTCCGGCCGCCAGACCCTGGTCAAATGGATAGAAATCTGGCACCAGACCAGGGGATTCGTGGACGCCGTTCTCAAAGGAGGGGAAGATGATTAA
- a CDS encoding TIGR00730 family Rossman fold protein yields the protein MNNDYEINQLAKEESWRLFRIMGEFVEGFDSLADIEPAVTVYGSARLQPDNKWYAQTEEIAYRLGKGGFNIMTGGGPGVMEAANMGARRAGVKSVGLNIKLPVEQSCNIYADRTITFHHFFVRKVMLVKYATAFVIMPGGLGTLDELTEVLTLMQTEKIKPFPIIMFSGGFWGGFLDWLKGTVLAHGHISEVDFDLLRVIDSPAEVAEAVQKWYTRQEVTGQKALQR from the coding sequence ATGAACAACGACTATGAAATAAATCAACTGGCCAAGGAAGAGTCCTGGCGTTTGTTCCGCATCATGGGGGAGTTCGTGGAGGGGTTCGACAGCCTGGCGGACATCGAGCCGGCGGTAACGGTTTACGGCTCCGCCCGCCTCCAGCCGGACAACAAGTGGTACGCCCAGACCGAGGAGATAGCCTACCGGCTGGGCAAGGGCGGCTTCAACATTATGACCGGGGGCGGGCCGGGGGTAATGGAGGCCGCCAACATGGGGGCGCGGCGCGCCGGGGTCAAGTCCGTGGGCCTGAATATCAAGCTCCCCGTGGAACAGAGCTGCAATATCTACGCCGACCGTACCATCACGTTTCACCACTTCTTCGTGCGCAAGGTCATGCTGGTCAAGTACGCCACCGCCTTCGTCATCATGCCGGGCGGGCTGGGCACTTTGGATGAGCTGACCGAGGTGCTCACTTTGATGCAGACGGAAAAGATTAAGCCCTTCCCCATCATCATGTTCTCCGGGGGGTTCTGGGGCGGTTTCCTGGACTGGCTTAAGGGCACCGTGCTGGCCCACGGCCATATCTCCGAGGTAGACTTCGACCTTTTGAGGGTTATCGATTCCCCGGCGGAAGTGGCCGAGGCCGTGCAAAAGTGGTACACGCGTCAGGAAGTGACCGGCCAGAAGGCTTTGCAGAGATAA
- a CDS encoding MBL fold metallo-hydrolase, producing MNISLTFMGAARNVTGSRYLVETNGTKFLVDCGLFQERDFQQRNWEPFRCNPEELDAVLLTHAHLDHSGLLPKLVSEGFRGKVYCTPATADITKIMLLDAAHLQEEDAAYKKKRHIREGRKGPFPEIPLYTVADAEASLKLFAPVEYDRTIDIGEGIEATFFDAGHVLGSSMIKLRVSQGGEKRSIVFSGDIGRWDRPMLHDPSVFRYLDYVVMESTYGDRAHTGTEEIGQDLAFIVKAAFASGGNIIVPSFALQRTQEILYYLNNLLREKRIPPLDVYLDSPMAIKITEVYRKHAELFDTKMRDLLRRHESPFNFPGLKMVESVEESKSLNEIKGTAMIIAGSGMVTGGRIKHHLANNISRPECTVLFVGYQAAGTLGRLILDGAKTVRIHGKQYPVRARITQIQGFSAHADRDELLRWLSALSANPRQVFITHGEVESAEQFCRFLHEKTGYDCTVPTYGSTVNLA from the coding sequence ATGAATATCAGCCTGACTTTTATGGGCGCCGCCCGCAACGTAACCGGCTCGCGCTACCTGGTGGAGACCAACGGTACCAAGTTCCTGGTGGACTGCGGTCTCTTCCAGGAAAGGGACTTCCAGCAGCGCAACTGGGAGCCTTTCCGCTGCAACCCTGAAGAATTGGATGCCGTGCTGCTGACCCACGCCCATTTAGACCACTCCGGCCTACTGCCCAAGCTGGTCAGCGAGGGGTTCCGCGGCAAAGTCTATTGCACCCCGGCCACCGCCGATATCACTAAAATCATGCTGCTGGACGCGGCCCATTTGCAGGAAGAGGACGCCGCCTACAAGAAAAAACGGCATATCAGGGAGGGCCGGAAAGGCCCCTTCCCGGAAATACCCCTCTATACCGTGGCCGATGCCGAGGCTTCTCTAAAGCTGTTCGCGCCGGTGGAGTACGACCGCACCATAGACATCGGGGAGGGCATCGAGGCTACCTTCTTCGACGCCGGGCACGTACTGGGCTCGTCGATGATTAAGCTGCGCGTAAGCCAGGGCGGGGAAAAGCGCAGCATCGTTTTTTCCGGAGACATAGGGCGCTGGGACCGCCCCATGCTGCACGACCCCTCCGTGTTCCGCTATCTCGACTACGTGGTGATGGAGTCCACCTACGGCGACCGAGCCCATACGGGCACCGAGGAAATCGGCCAGGACCTGGCGTTTATCGTGAAAGCGGCTTTCGCCTCCGGCGGCAATATCATCGTCCCCAGCTTCGCTTTGCAGCGCACCCAGGAAATTCTCTACTACCTCAACAACCTGCTGCGGGAAAAACGCATCCCGCCGCTGGACGTTTACCTGGACAGCCCCATGGCCATCAAGATAACCGAGGTTTACCGGAAACACGCCGAGCTGTTCGATACTAAAATGCGCGACCTGCTCCGCCGCCATGAATCGCCTTTCAATTTCCCCGGCCTTAAAATGGTGGAGTCGGTGGAGGAGTCCAAGTCCCTTAATGAAATCAAGGGCACGGCGATGATTATCGCCGGCTCCGGCATGGTCACCGGCGGACGCATAAAGCACCACCTGGCCAACAATATATCCCGCCCGGAATGCACCGTGCTGTTCGTGGGCTACCAGGCGGCAGGCACGCTGGGCCGGCTCATACTGGACGGCGCCAAAACGGTCAGAATCCACGGCAAGCAGTACCCCGTCCGCGCCCGCATCACCCAGATTCAGGGCTTTTCCGCCCACGCGGATCGGGACGAGCTGCTGCGCTGGCTCTCTGCCCTTTCCGCCAATCCCCGGCAGGTGTTCATCACCCACGGGGAAGTAGAGTCCGCCGAGCAGTTCTGCCGCTTCCTGCACGAAAAGACCGGGTACGACTGCACGGTGCCCACCTACGGCAGCACCGTTAACCTGGCATAG
- a CDS encoding metalloregulator ArsR/SmtB family transcription factor → MPDKYDTDLFKLKSELCKTFADPKRLIIINELRGGEKAVGELVATVKAAQAVVSRHLAILRHRGVVQARREGVNIFYSLTNPRILDACDIVHEVLMEQIARQKKMAEKVL, encoded by the coding sequence ATGCCGGATAAATACGATACAGACCTGTTCAAACTGAAATCTGAGCTCTGCAAGACCTTTGCCGATCCCAAGAGGCTGATTATCATCAACGAGTTGCGGGGCGGGGAAAAGGCGGTGGGAGAACTGGTAGCTACGGTAAAAGCGGCCCAGGCGGTAGTATCCCGCCACCTGGCTATCCTGCGGCACCGCGGCGTGGTGCAGGCGCGGCGGGAGGGGGTCAATATCTTTTACAGCCTCACCAACCCCCGCATCTTGGATGCCTGCGACATCGTCCACGAGGTGCTGATGGAGCAGATAGCCCGCCAGAAAAAAATGGCGGAAAAAGTCCTTTAA